Proteins encoded by one window of Pseudochaenichthys georgianus chromosome 9, fPseGeo1.2, whole genome shotgun sequence:
- the egr3 gene encoding early growth response protein 3 isoform X1, with the protein MTGKLAEKLPLTMSSLINTIPDSLYPEEDIPTSMNIFTSTESINHYSQMNTDNIMDLGMGGEKASAEIQYGSSFQSNRSGQTVTYLGKFAFDTPPSGGLGGSGWCSDNNIISLVSAGILGVSPSPGTVTSQTSSSAASMGGQTSDMDQVYGPPLPAYSTCGDLYQDQVSFHHSPATSSGLAYPGNDYHSTSKASMDGSLFSMIPDYNLFHHQGDVGVMEHKPFQSMDPIRVNPPPITPLETIRAFKDKQQMHPGFHGGQQHPPQHHPPPQTLTLKPIRPRKYPNRPSKTPVHERPHACPAENCDRRFSRSDELTRHLRIHTGHKPFQCRICMRSFSRSDHLTTHIRTHTGEKPFSCEFCGRKFARSDERKRHSKVHLKQKDKKPADKSSGVAGSHSSPPSSCGGPTGGTS; encoded by the exons ATGACAGGGAAACTAGCGGAGAAGCTCCCTCTTACGATGAGCAGTTTAATAAACACGATCCCTGACAGTCTCTACCCAGAAGAGGACATCCCGACGTCTATGAATATTTTCACCAGTACGGAATCTATTAACCACTATTCACAGATGAATACAG ATAACATCATGGACCTGGGCATGGGAGGCGAGAAAGCATCCGCAGAGATTCAGTATGGATCCAGCTTCCAGTCCAACCGCAGCGGGCAGACTGTCACCTATCTGGGGAAGTTTGCCTTTGACACTCCTCCGTCAGGGGGCCTCGGGGGCTCCGGGTGGTGCTCTGATAACAACATCATCAGTCTTGTCAGCGCGGGGATCCTGGGCGTCTCTCCATCACCCGGCACGGTCACGTCGCAGACATCGTCCTCCGCAGCCAGCATGGGCGGACAGACGTCAGACATGGATCAGGTGTACGGTCCTCCGCTGCCTGCCTACTCCACCTGCGGCGACCTGTACCAGGACCAGGTCTCCTTCCACCACAGCCCGGCCACCAGCAGCGGACTCGCCTACCCGGGCAATGACTACCACTCCACATCCAAagcctccatggatggcagcctTTTCTCCATGATCCCCGACTACAACCTTTTCCACCATCAGGGGGATGTTGGCGTGATGGAGCACAAGCCCTTCCAGAGCATGGACCCCATCCGAGTCAACCCTCCTCCCATCACACCCCTGGAGACCATCAGGGCGTTCAAAGATAAGCAGCAGATGCACCCAGGTTTCCACGGGGGGCAACAGCACCCTCCTCAGCACCACCCACCCCCACAGACTCTCACCCTCAAACCCATACGACCTCGGAAGTACCCCAACCGTCCCAGCAAGACCCCTGTCCACGAGCGGCCGCACGCCTGCCCGGCGGAGAACTGTGACAGACGCTTCTCGCGCTCAGACGAGCTCACACGTCACCTTCGCATCCACACAGGTCACAAACCCTTCCAGTGCCGAATATGCATGCGCTCCTTCAGCCGGAGCGACCACCTGACCACACACATCCGCACACACACCGGCGAGAAGCCCTTCTCCTGTGAGTTCTGTGGACGCAAGTTTGCCAGGAGTGACGAGAGAAAGAGACACTCAAAGGTGCACCTGAAACAGAAGGACAAGAAGCCGGCTGATAAGA
- the egr3 gene encoding early growth response protein 3 isoform X2 — translation MDLGMGGEKASAEIQYGSSFQSNRSGQTVTYLGKFAFDTPPSGGLGGSGWCSDNNIISLVSAGILGVSPSPGTVTSQTSSSAASMGGQTSDMDQVYGPPLPAYSTCGDLYQDQVSFHHSPATSSGLAYPGNDYHSTSKASMDGSLFSMIPDYNLFHHQGDVGVMEHKPFQSMDPIRVNPPPITPLETIRAFKDKQQMHPGFHGGQQHPPQHHPPPQTLTLKPIRPRKYPNRPSKTPVHERPHACPAENCDRRFSRSDELTRHLRIHTGHKPFQCRICMRSFSRSDHLTTHIRTHTGEKPFSCEFCGRKFARSDERKRHSKVHLKQKDKKPADKSSGVAGSHSSPPSSCGGPTGGTS, via the coding sequence ATGGACCTGGGCATGGGAGGCGAGAAAGCATCCGCAGAGATTCAGTATGGATCCAGCTTCCAGTCCAACCGCAGCGGGCAGACTGTCACCTATCTGGGGAAGTTTGCCTTTGACACTCCTCCGTCAGGGGGCCTCGGGGGCTCCGGGTGGTGCTCTGATAACAACATCATCAGTCTTGTCAGCGCGGGGATCCTGGGCGTCTCTCCATCACCCGGCACGGTCACGTCGCAGACATCGTCCTCCGCAGCCAGCATGGGCGGACAGACGTCAGACATGGATCAGGTGTACGGTCCTCCGCTGCCTGCCTACTCCACCTGCGGCGACCTGTACCAGGACCAGGTCTCCTTCCACCACAGCCCGGCCACCAGCAGCGGACTCGCCTACCCGGGCAATGACTACCACTCCACATCCAAagcctccatggatggcagcctTTTCTCCATGATCCCCGACTACAACCTTTTCCACCATCAGGGGGATGTTGGCGTGATGGAGCACAAGCCCTTCCAGAGCATGGACCCCATCCGAGTCAACCCTCCTCCCATCACACCCCTGGAGACCATCAGGGCGTTCAAAGATAAGCAGCAGATGCACCCAGGTTTCCACGGGGGGCAACAGCACCCTCCTCAGCACCACCCACCCCCACAGACTCTCACCCTCAAACCCATACGACCTCGGAAGTACCCCAACCGTCCCAGCAAGACCCCTGTCCACGAGCGGCCGCACGCCTGCCCGGCGGAGAACTGTGACAGACGCTTCTCGCGCTCAGACGAGCTCACACGTCACCTTCGCATCCACACAGGTCACAAACCCTTCCAGTGCCGAATATGCATGCGCTCCTTCAGCCGGAGCGACCACCTGACCACACACATCCGCACACACACCGGCGAGAAGCCCTTCTCCTGTGAGTTCTGTGGACGCAAGTTTGCCAGGAGTGACGAGAGAAAGAGACACTCAAAGGTGCACCTGAAACAGAAGGACAAGAAGCCGGCTGATAAGA